The following are encoded in a window of Gramella sp. MT6 genomic DNA:
- a CDS encoding glycoside hydrolase family 31 protein has product MITNTELEHKGNLYPTALLSYEYDQDTIDFITKNGVRLHIRVLRDNMLRLRYSTTGIFEDDFSYAVDENHPHGFNQLKVEETETHIVITTEKFICKVARDDIRVGMYDLNGKPILEDELGFHWEESFEFGGNFVKMSKSSRDQENFFGLGDKPTNFNLKGKRLSLWNTDQYAYGKDTTELYKAVPFYMGLHSNVSYGIFFDNTFKTHFDFCAERRHVTSFWADGGEMNYYFIYGPQMNDVLTTYTDLTGKPELPPMWALGFHQCKWSYYPESKVKEITSKFRELNFPCDAIYLDIDYMDGFRCFTWNKEYFPDPKRMVAELEEDGFKTVAIIDPGIKIDLSYDIFKEALEKNYFCRRADGPYMRGKVWPGECYFPDFTNPEVREWWSGLYRELIGDIGVKGVWNDMNEPAVMEVPGKTFPLDVRHDYDGHRCSHRKAHNIYGMQMARATYEGVKKYNFPKRPFIITRANYSGGQRYTSTWTGDNVATWEHLWLANVQIQRLCMSGMSFSGSDIGGFAEQPSGELYARWLQLGIFHPFCRVHSSGDHGEQEPWFFGEEVLDIARKFVELRYQLLPYLYTAFHNYVQEGMPILKPLVYFDQEDVQTHYRSDEFIFGNQILVCPVQEPNVQGRRMYIPRGKWYNFWNDKLIVGGKEMWVDAPLDIIPIYIKEGAVIPKYPVQQYVDQIKMEQMTLDLYYKLGKENSEFYEDAHDGYEYRQNVYSLRTFKMTGKEDEIILQQHKSGKYSAPYTSFKLKLHGLPFKIKKVFYENEEVPLENLHFNAEENSMIIDKEFSELHLVG; this is encoded by the coding sequence ATGATTACCAATACAGAACTAGAACATAAAGGGAATTTGTATCCCACCGCATTGTTATCTTACGAATACGACCAGGACACCATTGATTTTATTACTAAAAATGGGGTTCGCCTCCATATTAGGGTGCTACGTGATAACATGCTTAGATTAAGATATTCCACTACCGGAATTTTTGAAGATGACTTTTCTTATGCCGTAGATGAAAATCACCCTCACGGTTTTAATCAGCTTAAAGTTGAAGAAACCGAAACTCATATTGTGATCACTACAGAAAAATTCATTTGTAAAGTTGCCCGAGATGACATTCGTGTTGGAATGTATGACCTGAACGGAAAACCTATCCTTGAGGATGAACTTGGTTTCCACTGGGAAGAGAGTTTTGAATTTGGAGGCAATTTTGTAAAAATGAGCAAGTCTTCGAGGGACCAGGAGAACTTCTTCGGTCTAGGAGATAAACCCACCAACTTTAACCTTAAGGGAAAAAGACTAAGCCTGTGGAATACAGATCAATATGCTTATGGAAAGGATACTACCGAGCTTTACAAGGCGGTGCCTTTCTACATGGGCTTGCACAGCAATGTGTCTTATGGGATCTTCTTCGATAATACTTTTAAAACACATTTCGACTTTTGTGCTGAAAGAAGACATGTTACCAGTTTCTGGGCAGATGGTGGCGAAATGAATTATTATTTCATTTACGGACCACAAATGAATGATGTTCTTACTACCTACACAGATCTTACCGGTAAACCAGAGTTACCGCCTATGTGGGCACTTGGATTTCATCAATGTAAATGGAGTTATTATCCTGAAAGTAAAGTAAAAGAGATCACCTCAAAATTCAGGGAATTGAATTTTCCTTGTGATGCGATCTATTTGGATATCGATTATATGGACGGTTTCAGATGTTTCACCTGGAACAAAGAATATTTTCCAGACCCAAAAAGAATGGTGGCAGAGCTGGAAGAAGATGGCTTTAAAACAGTAGCCATTATAGATCCTGGAATCAAAATAGACCTTAGCTATGATATTTTCAAGGAAGCCCTGGAGAAAAATTATTTCTGCCGAAGAGCTGACGGTCCCTATATGCGCGGAAAAGTATGGCCGGGAGAATGTTATTTCCCAGACTTTACCAATCCCGAAGTAAGAGAATGGTGGAGTGGTTTATATCGTGAATTAATTGGCGATATAGGCGTAAAAGGTGTCTGGAATGATATGAACGAGCCGGCAGTAATGGAAGTACCAGGAAAAACTTTCCCTCTTGATGTACGCCATGATTACGACGGGCATAGATGTAGTCACCGTAAAGCTCACAATATCTACGGAATGCAAATGGCGCGGGCTACTTATGAAGGAGTTAAGAAATACAATTTCCCAAAAAGACCATTCATCATTACCCGTGCAAATTATTCTGGAGGACAGCGATATACTTCTACATGGACGGGAGATAATGTGGCTACCTGGGAACACCTTTGGCTTGCAAACGTGCAGATACAGAGATTATGTATGAGCGGAATGAGTTTCTCAGGATCTGATATTGGCGGTTTTGCAGAACAACCCTCGGGAGAACTTTATGCTAGATGGCTACAGTTGGGAATCTTCCATCCATTTTGCCGTGTACACTCTTCAGGTGATCACGGGGAACAGGAACCATGGTTCTTTGGGGAAGAAGTTCTGGACATTGCCAGGAAATTTGTGGAATTGAGGTACCAATTATTACCATACCTCTATACAGCATTCCATAATTATGTTCAGGAAGGTATGCCAATATTGAAACCTCTGGTTTATTTTGACCAGGAAGATGTACAGACACATTACAGATCTGATGAATTTATATTCGGAAATCAGATCCTGGTTTGCCCAGTGCAGGAACCAAATGTACAGGGACGACGAATGTATATCCCTAGAGGAAAATGGTATAACTTCTGGAACGATAAACTCATTGTTGGTGGAAAAGAAATGTGGGTGGACGCTCCTTTGGATATCATCCCTATTTATATAAAGGAAGGTGCCGTTATTCCAAAATATCCGGTTCAGCAATATGTAGATCAGATTAAAATGGAACAAATGACGCTGGACCTATATTATAAACTCGGAAAGGAAAATTCAGAGTTTTATGAAGATGCTCATGATGGATATGAATATCGTCAGAATGTATATAGCCTGCGTACTTTTAAGATGACCGGGAAGGAAGATGAGATCATTTTACAGCAACATAAGAGTGGAAAATATTCAGCTCCTTATACCAGCTTTAAATTGAAATTACACGGTCTTCCTTTTAAGATCAAGAAAGTATTCTATGAAAATGAAGAAGTACCACTGGAGAACCTTCATTTTAATGCCGAAGAAAATTCTATGATCATAGACAAAGAATTTAGTGAACTCCACCTGGTAGGATAA
- a CDS encoding sulfite exporter TauE/SafE family protein: MLLSALIFGLLGSFHCIGMCGPIAFLLPLDRDHKGKRLLQILLYHSGRIFSYSIIGLAFGIVGKGLSLFGLQQQLSIITGVIMLILVLIPNSKNYFNFSSSGLRMIGKLKNSLGRELRKKRPDTFFTVGFLNGFLPCGLVYMAVFGAIASGNAFEGSLYMMLFGLGTIPLMTSAIWIGNFISLKTRRYIRKAIPVFVGIIAIMFILRGMGLDIPYLSPKQQTENVSSQFECHTPILTSKS, translated from the coding sequence ATGTTACTATCGGCACTCATATTCGGATTGTTGGGAAGTTTCCATTGCATAGGGATGTGCGGGCCTATAGCTTTTTTATTACCGCTGGACAGGGATCATAAAGGTAAAAGACTCTTGCAGATCCTTTTGTATCATTCAGGTAGGATCTTCTCTTATTCGATCATTGGTTTGGCTTTCGGAATCGTAGGAAAGGGTTTATCTCTTTTCGGACTCCAACAGCAACTTTCAATCATCACCGGAGTGATCATGCTAATACTGGTCCTGATCCCAAACTCTAAGAATTACTTTAATTTTTCCAGCTCAGGTTTAAGAATGATCGGCAAATTAAAGAATAGCCTGGGCCGGGAACTTAGAAAAAAACGTCCCGATACGTTCTTTACCGTGGGGTTCTTAAACGGCTTTCTTCCCTGTGGTCTCGTATACATGGCGGTGTTCGGAGCAATAGCTTCGGGAAATGCCTTCGAAGGTAGCTTGTATATGATGCTTTTTGGTCTGGGAACTATCCCCTTAATGACTAGCGCCATCTGGATAGGAAATTTTATTTCTCTGAAAACTCGCAGATATATACGCAAAGCAATTCCTGTTTTTGTAGGAATTATTGCAATCATGTTTATTTTAAGAGGAATGGGTCTGGATATCCCATATCTGTCTCCAAAACAACAAACCGAGAATGTTTCTTCTCAGTTTGAATGTCATACTCCAATACTAACTTCTAAATCATAA
- a CDS encoding cbb3-type cytochrome c oxidase N-terminal domain-containing protein: MKKLFSALRITGILALAIILANATLETGDQNIFEAYPIIWLILGVILLIGIAIEVSVAALERTLYMSLKPEARAEYDKAIALKRKKSFSWFKETYDKLLDKKPIEREEEIILDHNYDGIKELDNNLPPWWLYGFYATIIFAGIYLARYHIFDGSTQKEEYLMEVAEARAAVEEYKKNAKGLIDANTVELLTGEADINSGKALFSGNCAACHKIDGGGGIGPNLTDSYWILGGGIKNVFNTISEGGRAGKGMVAWKTDLNPEEIAQVASYVLSLHGTTPADPKEPQGELWVDPDARVDEVEVEMTDTSSVEIEMDYKSENILE, encoded by the coding sequence ATGAAAAAACTATTTTCAGCATTAAGAATCACAGGAATTCTTGCTCTTGCTATTATCCTTGCTAACGCAACTCTGGAAACAGGCGATCAAAATATTTTTGAAGCCTATCCTATAATATGGCTCATTTTGGGAGTGATCCTTTTAATTGGAATTGCGATCGAGGTTTCTGTAGCGGCCCTTGAAAGAACATTGTATATGTCTTTAAAGCCGGAGGCCAGGGCAGAGTATGATAAAGCAATTGCCTTAAAAAGGAAAAAGAGTTTTTCCTGGTTCAAAGAGACCTATGATAAGTTACTTGACAAAAAACCTATAGAAAGAGAGGAAGAGATCATCCTGGATCATAATTATGACGGGATCAAAGAGCTTGATAATAATCTCCCGCCGTGGTGGCTTTACGGTTTCTATGCAACGATCATTTTCGCCGGAATCTACCTTGCCAGGTATCACATTTTTGATGGATCTACCCAAAAGGAAGAATATCTAATGGAAGTAGCTGAAGCGAGAGCGGCAGTAGAAGAATACAAAAAGAACGCAAAAGGTCTTATAGATGCTAATACCGTCGAATTACTTACCGGAGAAGCTGATATTAATTCAGGTAAAGCACTTTTCTCTGGAAACTGTGCTGCCTGCCATAAAATAGATGGGGGTGGAGGTATTGGACCTAACCTAACTGACTCTTACTGGATCCTTGGTGGAGGAATTAAAAATGTCTTCAATACAATTTCTGAAGGTGGCCGTGCCGGCAAAGGGATGGTGGCCTGGAAAACAGATCTTAATCCTGAAGAGATCGCCCAGGTGGCCAGTTATGTGCTTAGCCTGCATGGAACTACTCCAGCCGATCCTAAGGAACCCCAGGGAGAACTTTGGGTAGATCCTGATGCCCGGGTAGATGAGGTGGAGGTAGAAATGACAGATACCAGCTCGGTAGAGATCGAAATGGACTATAAATCAGAAAATATCCTGGAATAG
- the ccoG gene encoding cytochrome c oxidase accessory protein CcoG, giving the protein MEKQENERFRDSIGTVTSEGKRSWVYPKKPDGILYKYRKWVSYILLAILFSAPFIKINGNQFLMFNVLERRFHIFGKIFWPQDFYLFVLMMLIGVVFVVLFTVAFGRIFCGWICPQTIFMEMVFRRIEYWIEGDRGKQIRLDKQPWNGEKIRKKGLKWFVFFVISFLIANVFLAYLIGSDRLLLYIQDGPLAHLSTLISLLIFTGVFYFVFAWFREQVCIIACPYGRLQGVLLDTKSIVVAYDHKRGEKEKGRAKFRKNEDREDTGKGDCIDCFQCVQVCPTGIDIRNGTQLECVNCTACIDACNNMMDAVDLPRGLIRYASEENIEKKAKFRFTPRLKGYASVLFILVSVLTGMLFLRSDIEANILRLPGQLYEHKENNMISNVYTYKLINKTSIGYEDVQFRLISHNGTINTVKEHINVPANGLAEGTLFIEINKSVLNDDKDKVKIAVYSGDRLIETTGTTFLGPRSYN; this is encoded by the coding sequence TTGGAAAAGCAGGAGAACGAAAGATTCAGGGATAGTATAGGAACAGTTACTTCAGAAGGTAAACGTTCCTGGGTGTATCCTAAAAAACCTGATGGGATATTATATAAATATCGCAAATGGGTAAGCTATATCCTGCTGGCGATACTTTTTTCAGCTCCTTTTATTAAGATCAACGGGAACCAGTTCTTAATGTTCAATGTGCTGGAACGCAGGTTCCATATCTTCGGGAAGATCTTCTGGCCACAGGATTTTTACCTGTTCGTATTAATGATGTTGATAGGGGTAGTTTTTGTGGTTCTATTCACGGTTGCTTTTGGTCGGATATTCTGCGGCTGGATATGCCCTCAAACCATTTTTATGGAAATGGTTTTCCGCAGAATCGAATACTGGATAGAAGGTGACCGGGGGAAACAGATAAGGCTGGATAAACAGCCCTGGAATGGCGAAAAAATCAGGAAAAAGGGACTTAAATGGTTCGTATTCTTTGTGATTTCCTTCCTTATCGCTAACGTATTCCTGGCTTATCTAATAGGTAGCGACAGGTTGTTGCTATATATACAGGATGGTCCGCTGGCGCACTTAAGTACCCTCATTTCACTTTTGATCTTTACCGGTGTTTTCTATTTCGTTTTTGCCTGGTTCAGGGAGCAGGTGTGTATTATCGCCTGTCCTTACGGAAGGTTACAGGGAGTTCTGCTGGATACAAAGTCTATAGTTGTAGCCTATGATCATAAACGGGGAGAGAAAGAAAAAGGTAGAGCTAAATTCAGGAAAAATGAGGATCGCGAAGATACGGGCAAGGGAGATTGTATTGACTGTTTCCAGTGCGTGCAGGTTTGTCCTACCGGGATTGACATAAGGAATGGGACCCAGCTGGAATGTGTGAATTGCACCGCCTGTATAGATGCTTGCAATAATATGATGGATGCGGTAGACCTTCCGCGAGGTCTAATAAGATATGCCAGTGAGGAGAATATTGAGAAGAAAGCAAAATTCAGGTTCACACCAAGGCTTAAAGGTTACGCCTCGGTACTTTTTATCCTGGTATCGGTGCTTACGGGTATGCTTTTTCTAAGAAGTGATATCGAAGCTAATATTTTGAGATTGCCCGGACAGCTTTATGAACACAAGGAGAACAACATGATAAGTAATGTATATACCTATAAACTTATCAATAAGACCTCTATAGGTTACGAAGATGTTCAATTCAGGCTGATATCTCATAATGGAACGATTAATACTGTAAAAGAACATATCAATGTGCCAGCAAACGGACTTGCTGAAGGAACACTTTTTATAGAGATAAACAAGTCGGTTTTAAATGATGATAAAGATAAAGTGAAGATCGCGGTATATAGCGGTGACCGTCTAATAGAAACAACCGGAACTACTTTTCTAGGACCCAGAAGTTATAATTAG
- a CDS encoding CcoQ/FixQ family Cbb3-type cytochrome c oxidase assembly chaperone — MLKFVKGPLESIEGVEIYPIISLLIFFIFFAALFFWVFTAKKEYIKKVSDLPLELDDNIEMDSILNDSRS, encoded by the coding sequence ATGTTGAAATTCGTAAAAGGTCCATTAGAAAGTATAGAAGGGGTGGAGATCTATCCTATCATTTCCTTATTGATATTTTTCATTTTTTTCGCAGCTCTTTTTTTCTGGGTGTTCACTGCCAAAAAAGAATACATAAAAAAAGTGAGTGATCTCCCCCTGGAACTTGATGATAATATTGAAATGGATTCTATACTAAACGATAGCAGATCATAA
- a CDS encoding FixH family protein has product MKINWGTGLVIGMVAFISFIMYFVVTMISSKEFDHDLVVEDYYKAELQYQQDIDAERNALGMDEKITLENKNSGILIHFPEELDLEALEGQVNFYRPSNKLLDFSIPFSEIESKTFAVPSEKLVGGRWNVSVNWKQEGKEFLFKKEINH; this is encoded by the coding sequence ATGAAGATCAATTGGGGAACAGGTTTGGTAATCGGGATGGTCGCTTTCATTTCCTTTATCATGTATTTCGTGGTTACGATGATAAGCAGTAAAGAATTTGATCATGACTTGGTAGTGGAAGATTATTATAAGGCAGAATTACAATACCAGCAGGATATTGACGCAGAGCGTAATGCCCTGGGAATGGATGAAAAGATCACTCTTGAAAATAAAAATTCCGGGATCCTTATTCATTTTCCGGAAGAATTAGACCTGGAAGCCTTGGAGGGACAGGTGAATTTTTACAGGCCTTCCAACAAACTACTGGACTTTAGTATACCATTTTCAGAGATTGAATCTAAAACGTTTGCTGTTCCTTCAGAAAAACTGGTAGGAGGCAGATGGAACGTAAGTGTGAACTGGAAACAAGAAGGAAAGGAATTCCTTTTCAAAAAAGAGATCAACCACTAG
- a CDS encoding triple tyrosine motif-containing protein produces the protein MGYIIFRTLFSFMIILGITGKLIGQNTNLVQRVKAIEPFSKAEVVQIQQDLGNNLWITTPMKITRYNSVEVEDYNKFRRVPREIGNEYIATYTDSENKTWLYGNRGIAIFQPDKNHFEFVSDITGRVYSMKEDPGKQLWIAAENGVFKLNIDSNKNDFGLSRFLSENTLANDIALFDNKIVFAGPNGILTIDRRSGKFNKIDLRYHKDLQISSLLALENILLIGTTNKGLYKIDADLKNIQKVYSIPYSISQNEITDITSFDDEVLIATKGTGIIRLDKELKLLEDGSIYPENVYEVFLNEQNLLWIVAKEGLFLSNYSGMVVEKLKNDPNRYSSLGDNYVTAVERDSNAKVWFGTAKGLSIWDTRTDRWQHIQNLNYKKHLNEPDEITNLAAVDEHMWVSTANDGVYKINIHTLLRAHYSEEALYKIKVSSANALFVDSGNNIWVGGEEGYISRIAPNNQIKNYPVNNVQAIAELGPRKIILATGSGVHSLDPNTGRLTDIEKLSASQGMMYYAMNDLKITQKGIGLFATKGSGLISYDFKTEEVEIINEASGLPSNNIGGIAINEDMGYWISSDEGMVYYEPGNDIIKVYSELNGLSTSELTTDFTRLDDGSLVLGSTRGVNIFKPKTMLAQQDLKPRLQIRSLFLPKNKDSGKSNIDLAKANEVELDENTGFRISFAGYSHLAPGDIQYSWKLEGLENDWSKPSSITYANYSNLAPGTYTFKVKAKLDGSAWTKPETLNIQVAAVGGTISSVYLFMGISVLAMVVIFVVVFIKRSKNAELAARAELRDQLQKEFKKPVESAVKSLSKISSEAEQGSNEDLQRYAARFDDLFNQILNFNYQGSVYEISKIHLKTHLPNLIKEIEPVYNLKDLEVIINDQWGEEGFYYNMEMLDKIMLSLISGSAGYSLKNGKIIINLIGTSIGDLKLQITDNGRGIPESDLRILEKKKPLGSSPGFRDKGGLRYILKAKDLINKAGGSFSYETEKNEGSTFTVVLKNRKEDYRKVPERAAAILKAETSKPREKFEIPSGLTHLGESKILIIESETRNRELLVRGIGEYCQIYQATSAEEGLEKAGMIFPDIIIAATILPEMNAFQLSKMIKRNIGLNHINIFLVADEDQQINDLQLDEMTEVIRKPVDIIDLLEKISKILIWQRDLRNSYVKSYKEHSQPEFRTESDKKFIHGLNDVIIQNINNENFTVHDLSAAQGITSNTLFMKLKSLVDLSPQDFMEFTRLNYARDLMEHTDMNVMEIAYKSGFSSPKIFDSSLKKFYGHSISESVEKGS, from the coding sequence TTGGGGTATATTATATTCAGGACTCTGTTTTCCTTTATGATCATTTTAGGGATTACCGGTAAGCTTATCGGGCAGAATACAAATTTAGTTCAAAGGGTTAAGGCTATTGAGCCTTTTTCAAAAGCAGAAGTGGTACAAATTCAACAGGATTTAGGGAATAATCTCTGGATTACCACTCCGATGAAGATCACGAGATATAATTCTGTGGAGGTTGAAGATTACAACAAGTTCCGGAGAGTACCTCGGGAGATCGGCAATGAATACATAGCTACCTATACCGATTCTGAGAATAAAACCTGGCTTTACGGAAACCGTGGGATCGCAATTTTTCAACCAGACAAAAATCATTTTGAGTTTGTAAGTGATATCACCGGGAGGGTATACTCCATGAAAGAAGACCCAGGAAAGCAGTTATGGATCGCTGCAGAAAACGGTGTTTTTAAGCTGAACATCGATTCAAATAAAAATGATTTCGGACTTTCCAGATTCCTTTCTGAAAATACGCTGGCAAACGATATCGCCTTATTCGATAACAAGATCGTATTTGCCGGACCAAACGGAATCCTGACCATTGACAGGCGCTCTGGAAAATTCAATAAAATAGATCTTAGGTATCATAAGGATCTTCAGATAAGCAGCCTGCTGGCTCTGGAGAATATTCTGCTGATTGGTACGACCAACAAGGGTCTATACAAGATCGATGCTGATCTAAAGAACATTCAAAAGGTTTACTCGATACCTTATTCTATTTCACAGAATGAGATCACAGATATTACAAGTTTTGATGATGAGGTTCTTATTGCAACCAAAGGTACTGGAATCATAAGGTTGGATAAGGAGCTGAAATTGCTTGAGGATGGATCAATTTATCCGGAAAATGTTTACGAAGTCTTTCTGAATGAACAAAATCTATTATGGATAGTTGCTAAAGAAGGTCTGTTTTTGAGTAATTATTCAGGTATGGTCGTGGAAAAACTTAAAAACGATCCAAATAGATATTCAAGTCTTGGAGATAATTACGTGACTGCTGTAGAAAGGGATTCAAATGCTAAAGTTTGGTTTGGAACTGCCAAAGGTTTAAGTATTTGGGACACCAGAACAGATCGCTGGCAGCATATTCAAAATCTGAATTATAAAAAACATTTGAATGAACCCGATGAGATCACAAACCTGGCAGCTGTGGATGAGCATATGTGGGTTTCTACGGCTAATGACGGTGTTTATAAAATTAATATTCATACCCTTTTAAGGGCGCATTATTCCGAGGAGGCGCTTTATAAGATAAAAGTGAGCTCGGCTAATGCACTTTTCGTTGATTCCGGAAATAATATCTGGGTTGGAGGGGAGGAGGGCTATATCTCCAGGATCGCACCAAATAACCAGATAAAGAATTATCCGGTAAATAATGTCCAGGCCATCGCAGAACTTGGACCAAGGAAGATAATTCTTGCTACCGGTTCTGGCGTACACTCTTTAGATCCTAATACGGGAAGGTTAACCGATATTGAAAAACTTTCTGCTAGTCAAGGGATGATGTATTATGCAATGAACGATTTGAAGATCACCCAGAAAGGTATTGGGCTCTTTGCCACAAAAGGATCCGGACTAATATCTTATGATTTTAAAACTGAAGAAGTTGAAATCATAAATGAAGCTAGTGGTCTTCCATCCAATAATATCGGTGGAATAGCTATAAATGAAGATATGGGATACTGGATTTCCTCAGACGAAGGGATGGTTTATTATGAACCAGGGAATGATATTATTAAGGTTTATTCCGAATTAAACGGTTTGTCAACCTCCGAACTTACTACTGATTTTACCAGACTTGACGATGGTTCATTGGTATTGGGAAGTACCAGAGGAGTGAACATCTTCAAGCCTAAAACCATGCTTGCTCAGCAGGATCTCAAGCCTCGCCTTCAGATTAGGTCACTCTTTCTTCCAAAAAATAAAGACTCCGGAAAATCGAATATAGACCTGGCTAAAGCCAATGAAGTAGAACTTGATGAAAACACCGGTTTCAGGATCAGTTTCGCGGGATATTCCCATCTTGCTCCTGGAGATATTCAATATTCCTGGAAGCTGGAGGGCCTTGAAAATGACTGGAGTAAACCCTCATCTATAACCTATGCCAATTATTCTAATCTTGCACCCGGGACTTATACCTTCAAGGTAAAGGCGAAACTGGATGGTTCTGCCTGGACAAAACCTGAAACTTTGAATATCCAGGTAGCCGCAGTAGGAGGGACTATCAGTAGCGTTTACCTTTTCATGGGGATTAGCGTGCTGGCAATGGTAGTGATCTTTGTGGTGGTTTTTATTAAAAGGTCAAAGAATGCTGAACTGGCGGCGAGGGCAGAATTGCGCGATCAGCTCCAAAAAGAGTTTAAGAAGCCTGTGGAAAGCGCGGTAAAATCTCTTAGTAAGATTTCTTCCGAAGCTGAACAGGGAAGCAATGAAGACCTGCAGCGATATGCCGCCAGGTTTGATGATCTTTTCAATCAGATCCTGAACTTCAATTATCAGGGTTCGGTTTACGAAATTTCGAAGATCCATTTAAAGACCCATCTACCCAATTTGATAAAAGAAATTGAGCCGGTATATAATCTAAAGGACCTTGAAGTGATCATTAACGATCAATGGGGAGAGGAAGGTTTTTATTATAACATGGAAATGCTCGATAAAATCATGCTTAGTCTTATCTCTGGCAGCGCCGGTTATTCTCTAAAGAACGGTAAAATTATCATCAATCTTATAGGAACAAGTATTGGAGATCTAAAGTTACAGATAACCGATAATGGAAGGGGAATTCCTGAAAGCGATCTTAGGATCCTGGAAAAGAAAAAGCCTTTAGGATCATCCCCAGGATTTAGGGATAAAGGCGGATTACGGTATATTCTTAAAGCAAAGGATCTCATTAATAAAGCAGGTGGAAGCTTTAGCTATGAAACCGAAAAAAATGAAGGTTCTACCTTTACGGTCGTACTGAAGAACAGAAAAGAAGATTATCGTAAAGTGCCGGAAAGAGCGGCTGCTATTTTAAAGGCTGAAACATCGAAGCCCAGGGAAAAGTTCGAAATTCCTTCTGGTCTTACTCATCTAGGCGAAAGCAAGATCCTAATCATTGAAAGCGAAACCAGGAATAGGGAACTCCTGGTAAGAGGAATTGGTGAATATTGCCAGATCTATCAGGCGACCAGTGCTGAAGAAGGGCTGGAGAAAGCAGGAATGATATTTCCAGATATAATTATTGCTGCAACCATTTTGCCCGAAATGAATGCTTTTCAGCTTTCAAAGATGATAAAAAGGAATATCGGTCTTAACCATATTAATATCTTCCTGGTAGCAGATGAAGATCAGCAAATTAATGATTTGCAGTTAGATGAAATGACCGAAGTTATTAGAAAGCCTGTGGATATTATTGATCTGCTGGAAAAGATCTCGAAAATACTTATCTGGCAACGGGACCTCAGGAATTCTTACGTGAAGTCTTATAAGGAACATTCCCAGCCTGAATTCAGAACAGAGAGTGATAAGAAATTCATTCACGGCCTGAATGATGTTATTATTCAGAATATCAATAACGAGAATTTTACGGTGCACGATCTAAGCGCTGCCCAGGGGATTACCAGTAATACTTTGTTTATGAAACTTAAAAGCCTGGTGGATCTTTCACCGCAAGATTTTATGGAATTCACAAGACTGAATTACGCGAGGGACCTTATGGAGCACACAGATATGAATGTGATGGAAATAGCCTATAAATCTGGTTTCTCCAGCCCGAAAATTTTCGATAGTTCACTGAAAAAATTCTATGGACATAGCATAAGTGAATCTGTAGAGAAAGGATCTTAA